Proteins found in one Takifugu flavidus isolate HTHZ2018 chromosome 7, ASM371156v2, whole genome shotgun sequence genomic segment:
- the rpl5b gene encoding 60S ribosomal protein L5b, with amino-acid sequence MSTGQTCQTSSVWRLLYPSCYTLFTAHAHDVLPFSQCSGVNPQSLAPGSFLRRQKDCKMGFVKVVKNKAYFKRYQVKFRRRREGKTDYFARKRLVVQDKNKYNTPKYRMIVRFSNRDIVCQIAYAKIEGDMIVCAAYSHELPKYGVSVGLTNYAAAYCTGLLLARRLLNKFGLDKVYEGQVEVTGEEFNVESIDGQPGAFTCYLDAGLARTTTGNKVFGAVKGAVDGGLSIPHSTKRFPGYDPESKEFNAEAHRKHIMGINVSEYMSYLMEEDEDTYKKQFSRFIKNGVTPDMIEEMYKKAHAAIRENPVHEKKPPKEVKKKRWNRAKLSLAQRKDRVAQKKASFLRAQEQEASD; translated from the exons ATGTCGAC AGGGCAGACTTGTCAGACCTCCTCTGTATGGCGACTCCTCTACCCATCCTGTTACACGTTATTTACCGCGCATGCGCATGACGTCCTTCCTTTTTCCCAGTGCAGCGGAGTCAATCCCCAGTCTTTGGCTCCGGGCTCCTTCTTAAGGAGACAAAAAGACTGCAAAATG ggttttgTGAAAGTGGTGAAGAACAAGGCCTACTTCAAGAGGTACCAGGTCAaattcaggaggaggagag aggGAAAGACTGACTACTTTGCTCGCAAGCGCCTTGTCGTACAGGATAAGAACAAGTACAACACACCCAAGTACCGGATGATTGTCCGTTTCTCCAACCGGGACATCGTCTGCCAG ATTGCCTATGCCAAGATCGAGGGTGACATGATCGTGTGTGCCGCCTATTCACACGAGCTGCCAAAATACGGCGTCTCCGTGGGCTTGACTAATTACGCAGCCGCCTATTGCACCGGTTTGCTGCTGGCTCGCCGA CTGCTGAACAAGTTTGGCCTGGATAAGGTGTATGAAGGCCAGGTTGAGGTGACCGGTGAGGAATTCAATGTGGAGAGCATTGATGGTCAGCCAGGTGCTTTTACCTGCTATCTGGATGCTGGACTTGCAAGAACCACCACAGGCAACAAAGTATTTGGTGCAGTTAAGGGAGCTGTGGATGGAGGCctgtccatcccacacag CACAAAGCGTTTCCCCGGATACGACCCTGAGAGCAAGGAGTTTAACGCCGAGGCCCATCGCAAACACATCATGGGTATCAACGTGTCCGAGTACATGAGCTacctgatggaggaggacgaggacacgTACAAAAAGCAATTCTCCCGCTTCATCAAGAATGGAGTAACTCCTGATATG ATTGAAGAAATGTACAAAAAGGCTCATGCTGCCATTCGTGAGAACCCAGTCCACGAAAAGAAGCCTCCCAAAGAAGTCAAGAAGAAAAG GTGGAACCGTGCCAAGCTTTCTCTGGCCCAGAGGAAAGACCGTGTTGCCCAGAAGAAAGCCAGCTTCCTCCGGGCTCAGGAACAAGAGGCTTCAGACTGA